In Zalophus californianus isolate mZalCal1 chromosome 17, mZalCal1.pri.v2, whole genome shotgun sequence, one DNA window encodes the following:
- the LOC113936536 gene encoding 60S ribosomal protein L39-like has translation MSSHKTFRIKGFLAKKQKQNRPIAQWIQMKTGNKIRYNSRRRH, from the coding sequence ATGTCTTCTCATAAGACTTTCAGAATCAAGGgattcctggccaagaaacaaaagcagaatcgtCCCATTGCCCAGTGGATTCAGATGAAAACTGGTAATAAAATCAGGTACAACTCCAGGAggaggcactag